A single region of the Ruficoccus amylovorans genome encodes:
- a CDS encoding DUF58 domain-containing protein, translated as MTIGERLAQAKATKSLAALISESEALAGQFRLPFNRQNWRGQTGNWAGAGIGSSIDFQDHRPYVPGDDPRYINWQAYARSGHYTMKLYREEVRPQVDLVLDLSASMFVEPAKAVRALEVFYLACHSAWRNAALLNVFLTAGGEVLPTQQEALRAGDWTLPPPGAATESLMDWRRIPWSTRSMRVVVSDFLFDQDPEAQLADFARSGSSIVLLCVHTRAEAAPGWLGNVELLDCETDRRVHRYFTREDIDRYRLAYDGHFSRWTDAAARHAASFSRIDADASLTEQLLALAGPRGGVELCT; from the coding sequence ATGACCATCGGCGAGCGATTGGCACAGGCGAAGGCCACAAAATCCCTGGCCGCCCTCATCTCCGAGAGCGAGGCCCTCGCCGGACAGTTCCGCCTGCCCTTTAACCGGCAAAACTGGCGCGGGCAGACCGGCAACTGGGCCGGAGCGGGCATCGGCAGCTCGATTGATTTTCAGGACCACCGGCCCTACGTCCCCGGCGACGACCCGCGCTACATCAACTGGCAAGCCTACGCCCGCAGCGGCCACTACACGATGAAGCTCTACCGCGAGGAAGTTCGCCCGCAGGTGGACCTCGTGCTCGATCTCTCGGCGTCGATGTTTGTGGAACCGGCCAAGGCCGTGCGAGCGCTGGAAGTTTTTTACCTCGCCTGCCACAGCGCCTGGCGCAACGCCGCCCTGCTCAACGTCTTTCTCACCGCGGGCGGCGAAGTCCTCCCCACCCAACAGGAAGCCCTCCGCGCCGGGGACTGGACGCTGCCCCCGCCGGGCGCTGCCACAGAGAGCCTCATGGACTGGCGACGTATCCCGTGGTCCACCCGGTCGATGCGCGTGGTTGTTTCCGACTTTCTCTTCGACCAGGACCCCGAAGCCCAGCTGGCCGATTTCGCCCGGAGCGGAAGCAGTATCGTGCTGCTGTGCGTACACACCCGGGCCGAGGCCGCCCCCGGCTGGCTCGGCAACGTCGAATTGCTCGACTGCGAGACTGACCGGCGCGTGCACCGTTACTTCACCCGCGAGGACATCGACCGCTACCGGCTCGCCTACGACGGGCACTTCTCGCGCTGGACGGACGCCGCCGCCCGCCACGCGGCCAGCTTCTCGCGGATCGACGCCGACGCCTCCCTGACCGAACAACTGCTCGCCCTCGCCGGGCCACGGGGAGGAGTCGAGTTGTGCACCTGA